A stretch of the Massilia varians genome encodes the following:
- a CDS encoding rhodanese-like domain-containing protein produces the protein MTTTETILAQARQRASGQPYAGAVTPEEAFALLRSDPRVKLVDVRTDAERDWVGRVAVPETQHVAVQWATYPGGAPNPAFAAQLEQVARKDEVLLFLCRSGVRSRHGARVATEHGFAESYDILEGFEGDRDAEGHRKTVGGWCKAGLPWVGA, from the coding sequence ATGACGACTACCGAGACCATCCTTGCCCAAGCCCGCCAGCGCGCCAGCGGCCAGCCCTATGCCGGCGCGGTCACGCCCGAAGAGGCCTTCGCGCTCTTGCGAAGCGATCCGCGCGTGAAGCTGGTCGACGTGCGCACCGACGCCGAGCGCGACTGGGTCGGCCGAGTCGCGGTTCCCGAGACCCAGCACGTCGCGGTGCAGTGGGCCACCTATCCGGGCGGTGCGCCGAATCCCGCCTTCGCTGCCCAGCTCGAGCAGGTGGCGCGCAAGGATGAGGTGCTGCTGTTCCTGTGCCGTTCAGGGGTGCGCTCGCGCCACGGCGCGCGGGTGGCGACCGAGCACGGGTTTGCCGAGTCCTACGACATCCTGGAAGGCTTCGAGGGTGACCGCGATGCGGAGGGGCACCGCAAGACGGTCGGGGGCTGGTGCAAGGCCGGGCTGCCCTGGGTTGGCGCGTAG
- the glnA gene encoding type I glutamate--ammonia ligase codes for MAKTAADVIQLIKDNEVKFVDLRFADTRGKEHHVTVPVSHFDEDKFESGHAFDGSSIAGWKGIEASDMLLLPDPATANIDPFMEETTLFLQCDVIEPSDGKGYDRDPRSIAKRAEAYLKSSGIGDTAYFGPEPEFFIFDSIKWRIDMSGCFVKIDSDEASWSTDKDIEGGNSGHRPTVKGGYFPVPPVDSFQDMRSEMCLILESMGIPVEVHHHEVAGAGQNEIGTKFSTLVERADWTQNMKYVIWNVAHSYGKTATFMPKPINGDNGSGMHVHQSIWKDGKNLFAGDGYAGLSETALFYIGGIIKHARALNAITNPGTNSYKRLVPGYEAPVKLAYSAKNRSASIRIPHVANPKGRRIETRFPDPLANVYLCFAALLMAGLDGIQNKIHPGEAATKDLYHLPPEEDKLIPTVCASLEEALEALDKDREFLTRGGVFSDAMIDAYIELKMNEVQRMRMTPHPVEFDMYYSS; via the coding sequence ATGGCAAAGACGGCTGCAGACGTAATTCAACTCATCAAAGACAACGAAGTGAAGTTCGTTGACCTGCGCTTTGCAGATACCCGCGGCAAGGAGCACCACGTGACCGTGCCGGTCTCGCACTTTGACGAAGACAAGTTCGAGTCGGGCCACGCCTTCGACGGTTCGTCGATTGCCGGCTGGAAGGGCATCGAAGCGTCCGACATGCTGCTGCTGCCGGACCCGGCCACCGCCAACATCGACCCGTTCATGGAAGAGACCACCCTGTTCCTGCAGTGCGACGTGATCGAACCGTCGGATGGCAAGGGCTACGACCGTGACCCGCGTTCGATCGCCAAGCGCGCCGAAGCCTACCTGAAATCGTCGGGCATCGGCGACACCGCCTACTTCGGCCCGGAGCCGGAATTCTTCATCTTCGACTCGATCAAGTGGCGCATCGACATGTCGGGCTGCTTCGTCAAGATTGACTCGGACGAAGCCTCCTGGTCGACCGACAAGGACATCGAAGGCGGCAACAGCGGCCACCGCCCGACCGTCAAGGGCGGCTACTTCCCGGTCCCGCCGGTCGACAGCTTCCAGGACATGCGCTCGGAAATGTGCCTGATCCTCGAATCGATGGGCATCCCGGTCGAAGTGCACCACCACGAAGTGGCCGGCGCCGGCCAGAACGAAATCGGCACCAAGTTCTCGACCCTGGTCGAGCGCGCCGACTGGACCCAGAACATGAAGTACGTGATCTGGAACGTCGCCCACAGCTACGGCAAGACCGCCACCTTCATGCCCAAGCCGATCAACGGCGACAACGGCTCGGGCATGCACGTGCACCAGTCGATCTGGAAAGACGGCAAGAACCTGTTTGCCGGCGACGGCTACGCCGGCCTGTCGGAAACCGCGCTGTTCTACATCGGCGGCATCATCAAGCACGCGCGCGCCCTGAACGCGATTACCAACCCGGGCACCAACTCGTACAAGCGCCTTGTGCCGGGCTACGAAGCCCCGGTCAAGCTGGCCTACTCGGCCAAGAACCGTTCGGCCTCGATCCGCATCCCGCACGTGGCCAACCCGAAGGGCCGCCGCATCGAGACCCGCTTCCCGGATCCGCTGGCCAACGTCTACCTGTGCTTCGCCGCGCTGCTGATGGCGGGCCTGGACGGCATCCAGAACAAGATCCACCCGGGCGAAGCCGCGACCAAGGACCTGTACCACCTGCCGCCGGAAGAAGACAAGCTGATCCCGACGGTGTGCGCCTCGCTGGAGGAAGCGCTGGAAGCCCTGGACAAGGACCGCGAGTTCCTGACCCGCGGCGGCGTGTTCTCGGACGCCATGATCGATGCCTACATCGAGCTGAAGATGAACGAAGTGCAGCGCATGCGCATGACCCCGCACCCGGTCGAATTCGACATGTACTACTCGTCGTAA
- a CDS encoding DUF4124 domain-containing protein produces MGKTTHFVSRSMIVLAAAMALHNGAQAQGAVYKCVDDQGRVEFTDTARRGCKALDLPGYAPAPAPRASAPIPAVRPMNGGAAPAVSPASFPRVDTAQQRARDDDRREILNDELRIEQKKLLDLRRDFNNGEPERQGNERNYAKYQERVASMRDEIGRTERNIEALQREISNIR; encoded by the coding sequence ATGGGAAAGACAACTCACTTCGTCAGCCGCTCCATGATTGTCCTGGCCGCCGCCATGGCGCTCCACAACGGGGCGCAGGCGCAGGGCGCCGTCTATAAATGCGTGGACGACCAGGGCCGCGTGGAATTCACCGACACCGCTCGCCGCGGCTGCAAGGCCCTCGACCTGCCGGGCTATGCACCGGCGCCGGCGCCGCGCGCTTCGGCGCCGATCCCGGCCGTGCGTCCGATGAACGGGGGGGCGGCGCCTGCCGTCAGCCCGGCCAGCTTCCCGCGCGTCGACACGGCCCAGCAGCGGGCGCGCGACGACGACCGCCGCGAGATCCTCAACGACGAGCTGCGCATCGAGCAGAAAAAGCTGCTTGATCTGCGCCGCGACTTCAACAACGGCGAGCCGGAGCGCCAGGGCAACGAGCGCAATTACGCCAAGTACCAGGAGCGGGTGGCCTCGATGCGCGACGAGATCGGCCGCACCGAGCGCAACATCGAAGCGCTGCAGCGCGAGATCAGCAATATCCGATGA
- the glnL gene encoding nitrogen regulation protein NR(II): protein MSAPAAASRFAGLDLLASSVLLLGPAGEVRYANPAAENLLELSLKSLQRAPLPELFTNGQELAALCGQALAHQYADLRQDLVLQRNGREPLHVNSIVSALSEDELLIELRENVQQLKLDREERILDQSQANKELIRNLAHEIKNPLGGIRGAAQLLELELPPHHLADLSEYTQVIIKEADRLQTLVDRLLAPHRKPHIVGDVNIHEVCERVRSLILAEFPTGLAIRRDYDASIPEFRGDMEQLIQVVLNIAHNAAQALLKRIAAGDAEIVLRTRVARQVTLAKVRYGLALDLHIIDNGPGIAPEIRDRIFYPLVSGREGGSGLGLTLAQTFVQQHLGVIECESRPGLTDFRILLPLP, encoded by the coding sequence ATGAGCGCTCCGGCTGCCGCGTCGCGTTTCGCCGGCCTCGACCTGCTGGCCTCGAGCGTGCTGCTGCTCGGACCCGCGGGCGAGGTGCGTTACGCGAACCCGGCCGCCGAGAACCTGCTCGAACTGTCGCTGAAATCGCTGCAGCGCGCGCCGCTGCCCGAACTGTTTACCAACGGCCAGGAGCTGGCCGCACTGTGCGGGCAGGCGCTGGCGCACCAGTACGCCGACCTGCGCCAGGACCTCGTCCTGCAGCGCAATGGGCGCGAGCCGCTGCACGTCAACAGCATCGTCAGCGCCCTGAGCGAGGACGAACTCCTGATCGAACTGCGCGAGAACGTCCAGCAGCTCAAGCTCGACCGCGAGGAACGCATCCTCGACCAGAGCCAGGCCAACAAGGAACTGATCCGCAACCTGGCGCACGAGATCAAGAACCCGCTGGGCGGCATCCGCGGCGCGGCCCAGCTGCTCGAGCTCGAGCTGCCGCCGCATCACCTTGCCGACCTGTCCGAATACACCCAGGTGATCATCAAGGAAGCCGACCGCCTGCAGACCCTGGTCGACCGCCTGCTGGCGCCGCACCGCAAGCCCCACATCGTCGGCGACGTCAACATCCACGAAGTGTGCGAGCGCGTGCGCAGCCTGATCCTGGCCGAGTTCCCCACCGGCCTTGCGATCCGCCGCGACTACGACGCCTCGATCCCCGAGTTCAGGGGCGATATGGAGCAGCTGATCCAGGTGGTGCTCAACATCGCCCACAACGCGGCCCAGGCCCTGCTCAAGCGCATCGCGGCGGGCGATGCCGAGATCGTGCTGCGCACCCGGGTGGCGCGCCAGGTCACCCTGGCCAAGGTCCGCTATGGGCTGGCATTAGATTTGCATATCATCGACAATGGACCGGGCATCGCGCCCGAGATCCGCGACCGCATCTTCTATCCGCTCGTCTCCGGGCGCGAAGGCGGCAGCGGCCTCGGGCTGACGCTGGCGCAGACCTTCGTGCAACAGCACCTGGGTGTGATCGAGTGCGAAAGCCGGCCTGGACTGACGGATTTCCGGATCCTGCTTCCCCTGCCATAA
- the ntrC gene encoding nitrogen regulation protein NR(I), which translates to MKPIWIVDDDASIRWVLEKALARESLETRSFANAHDALAAFETDTPQVLVSDIRMPGESGIELLGAVKARHPGLPVIIITAFSDLDSAVASFQGGAFDYLAKPFDIDKAVALIRRALEESLREASVEAAPAETPEILGHAPAMQEVFRAIGRLSQSNVTVLITGESGTGKELVARALHKHSPRAQQPFIALNTAAIPKDLLESELFGHERGAFTGAQAMRRGRFEQAENGTLFLDEIGDMPFDLQTRLLRVLSDGHFYRVGGHQPVKANVRVIAATHQNLEQRVRDGLFREDLYHRLNVIRLRLPSLRERSEDIPVLARHFLVQSARQLGVEPKRLSEQAMRFLAGLELPGNVRQLENLCNWITVMAPGQTVEVKDLPRDLTQVAPIVSPLQESGPAGTAQAPAPAAAAATPGAPMSPEGWIALLEQQAAGMLSAGQTDVMDTLGRQFESALIKTALKHTHGRKNDAAMRLGIGRNTITRKIVELGIDGARDE; encoded by the coding sequence ATGAAACCAATCTGGATTGTCGACGACGACGCATCGATCCGCTGGGTACTGGAAAAAGCCCTGGCGCGCGAAAGCCTGGAGACCCGCAGCTTCGCCAATGCGCACGACGCGCTGGCCGCTTTCGAGACCGATACGCCGCAGGTGCTGGTGTCGGACATCCGCATGCCGGGCGAATCCGGCATCGAACTCCTCGGCGCCGTCAAGGCGCGCCATCCCGGCCTGCCGGTCATCATCATCACCGCGTTTTCCGACCTCGATTCGGCGGTGGCGTCCTTCCAGGGCGGCGCCTTCGATTATCTGGCGAAGCCCTTCGACATCGACAAGGCGGTGGCCCTGATCCGCCGCGCGCTGGAAGAAAGCCTGCGCGAAGCCAGCGTGGAAGCGGCTCCCGCCGAGACCCCCGAGATCCTCGGCCATGCGCCGGCCATGCAGGAAGTGTTCCGCGCCATCGGCCGCCTGTCGCAGTCGAACGTGACGGTGTTGATCACGGGCGAGAGCGGCACCGGCAAGGAGCTGGTGGCGCGCGCCCTGCACAAGCACAGTCCGCGCGCCCAGCAACCCTTCATCGCGCTGAACACGGCCGCGATCCCCAAGGACCTGCTGGAGTCGGAACTGTTCGGCCACGAGCGCGGCGCCTTCACCGGCGCCCAGGCGATGCGGCGCGGCCGCTTCGAGCAGGCCGAGAACGGCACCCTGTTCCTGGACGAGATCGGCGACATGCCCTTCGATTTGCAGACGCGTCTCCTGCGCGTGCTGTCGGACGGCCACTTCTACCGCGTCGGCGGGCACCAGCCGGTCAAGGCCAATGTGCGCGTGATCGCCGCCACCCACCAGAACCTGGAACAGCGCGTGCGCGATGGCCTGTTCCGCGAAGACCTGTATCACCGCCTCAACGTGATCCGCCTGCGCCTGCCTTCGCTGCGCGAGCGCAGCGAGGACATCCCGGTCCTGGCGCGCCACTTCCTGGTGCAGAGCGCACGGCAACTGGGCGTCGAGCCGAAGCGCCTGTCCGAACAGGCGATGCGCTTCCTGGCCGGACTGGAGTTGCCCGGCAACGTGCGCCAGCTGGAAAACCTGTGCAACTGGATCACCGTGATGGCCCCGGGCCAGACCGTCGAGGTCAAGGACCTGCCGCGCGACCTGACGCAAGTTGCGCCGATCGTGTCGCCGCTGCAGGAGTCGGGGCCGGCCGGGACCGCGCAGGCGCCGGCGCCGGCCGCGGCGGCGGCCACACCAGGCGCGCCGATGTCGCCCGAAGGCTGGATCGCGCTGCTCGAACAGCAGGCCGCCGGCATGCTCAGCGCCGGCCAGACCGACGTGATGGACACGCTCGGACGCCAGTTCGAATCGGCCCTGATCAAGACCGCCCTCAAGCACACGCACGGGCGCAAGAACGACGCCGCGATGCGGCTCGGGATCGGGCGCAATACCATCACGCGCAAGATCGTCGAGCTAGGGATAGATGGCGCACGTGACGAATAG
- the corA gene encoding magnesium/cobalt transporter CorA produces MLINCVAYQEGKKLSDIPVEDISEYLKLPETFVWVALRDPDAAEIATMQEEFKLHELAVEDVMRGHQRPKMEEYGDSVFVIAHIVELAGDELNAGELAIFAGPNYVLSVRRDANQGFLGVRARAEREPHQLRKGAGFVLYALVDAVVDRYFPVVDALESELESIEEHIFGQQGGQRGNVERLYALKRKSQVLRHAVIPLMDAVGRLHGGRVPPVVRETQDYFRDVHDHLLRILGRLDAVRDTINTAIQVTLSMVAIDENDVSKKLASYAAIFAVFTAFAGIWGMNFEWMPELKWKYGYPAALCVMAGVCFYLYRRFRKAGWL; encoded by the coding sequence ATGCTGATTAACTGTGTCGCCTACCAGGAAGGCAAGAAGCTCTCCGACATCCCGGTCGAGGACATCAGCGAATACCTGAAGCTGCCCGAGACCTTCGTCTGGGTCGCCCTGCGCGACCCGGATGCCGCGGAAATCGCCACCATGCAGGAGGAGTTCAAGCTGCATGAACTGGCGGTGGAAGACGTCATGCGCGGCCACCAGCGTCCCAAGATGGAGGAGTACGGCGACAGCGTGTTCGTCATCGCCCACATCGTCGAACTGGCCGGCGACGAACTGAACGCCGGCGAGCTGGCCATCTTCGCCGGTCCCAACTACGTGCTGTCGGTGCGGCGCGACGCCAACCAGGGTTTCCTCGGGGTGCGCGCCCGCGCCGAGCGCGAGCCGCACCAGCTCAGGAAGGGCGCCGGTTTCGTGCTGTATGCGCTGGTCGACGCGGTGGTCGACCGTTATTTTCCCGTGGTCGACGCCCTCGAATCCGAGCTCGAATCGATCGAGGAGCATATCTTCGGCCAGCAGGGCGGGCAGCGCGGCAACGTCGAGCGCCTGTATGCGCTCAAGCGCAAGTCGCAGGTGCTGCGCCACGCGGTGATTCCCCTGATGGATGCGGTCGGCCGCCTGCACGGCGGGCGCGTGCCGCCCGTGGTGCGCGAGACCCAGGACTACTTCCGCGACGTCCACGACCACCTGCTGCGCATCCTCGGACGGCTGGACGCGGTGCGCGACACCATCAATACCGCGATCCAGGTGACGCTGTCGATGGTGGCGATCGACGAAAACGACGTCAGCAAGAAGCTCGCGTCCTACGCGGCGATCTTCGCCGTGTTCACGGCCTTTGCCGGCATCTGGGGCATGAACTTCGAATGGATGCCCGAGCTGAAGTGGAAGTACGGCTACCCGGCGGCGCTGTGCGTGATGGCCGGGGTGTGCTTCTATCTGTACCGGCGCTTCAGGAAAGCCGGCTGGCTGTAG
- a CDS encoding EamA family transporter: protein MVSVNAGAAWAKHLFPLVGSQGVTAVRVGLAAIIMLAVVRPWRSLPARRDALNLLVYGLMLGCMNLLIYGAFARIPIGIAVAIEVVGPLAVVVLSSRRARDVAWVLLAAFGLWLLAPVHEGVAPLDPAGVAYALGAAFCWAMYIVFGKRVSTLNGGHAVAWGMLAAALFTVPVGVAHAGASLLLPTVLAGGLAVAVLSSALPYSLEMAALARLPRRVFGILVSAGPAFAALAGWVVLGERLTGMQWLAILLVILACGGAAATARKS from the coding sequence ATGGTGTCGGTGAACGCCGGCGCCGCCTGGGCCAAGCACCTGTTCCCGCTGGTCGGCAGCCAGGGCGTGACCGCGGTGCGCGTCGGCCTGGCGGCGATCATCATGCTGGCCGTGGTGCGCCCCTGGCGCAGCCTGCCAGCGCGCCGCGACGCGCTGAACCTGCTCGTCTACGGCCTGATGCTGGGCTGCATGAACCTGTTGATCTACGGCGCCTTTGCCCGCATCCCGATCGGCATCGCGGTCGCCATCGAAGTGGTCGGCCCGCTCGCCGTGGTGGTGCTGTCCTCGCGCCGCGCGCGCGATGTCGCCTGGGTGCTGCTGGCCGCATTCGGCCTGTGGCTGCTGGCGCCGGTGCACGAGGGCGTTGCCCCGCTCGATCCCGCCGGGGTGGCCTATGCGCTGGGCGCGGCCTTCTGCTGGGCGATGTACATCGTGTTCGGCAAGCGTGTATCGACCCTGAACGGCGGGCACGCCGTGGCCTGGGGCATGCTGGCGGCGGCGCTGTTCACGGTGCCGGTGGGCGTCGCCCATGCGGGCGCGAGCCTGCTGCTGCCCACCGTGCTGGCCGGCGGCCTGGCGGTGGCGGTGCTGTCGAGCGCCCTGCCCTATTCGCTCGAGATGGCGGCGCTGGCGCGCCTGCCCCGGCGCGTGTTCGGCATCCTGGTCAGCGCCGGGCCGGCCTTCGCGGCGCTGGCCGGCTGGGTAGTGCTGGGCGAGCGCCTCACCGGCATGCAGTGGCTCGCGATTCTGCTGGTGATCCTGGCCTGCGGCGGGGCCGCGGCCACCGCGCGTAAGTCGTAG
- a CDS encoding NAD(P)/FAD-dependent oxidoreductase — protein MLRISELKLPLDHPESALREAILARLGIPSADLVDFTVFKRSYDARKKSAIVLIYQIDAEVRGEAAVLARLAKDQQVFPSPDTGYKFVPAAKPAPGTPRPVVVGMGPCGMFVALILAQMGLNPLVLERGKVVRERTVDTFGFWRKRKLNTESNVQFGEGGAGTFSDGKLYSQIKDPKHYGRKVLTEFVKAGAPEEILYVSKPHIGTFRLVKMVEQIRAEIIALGGEIRFETRVDDIYVSNEAGVRQVQGVRLSSGEEIPTRHLVMAIGHSARDTFELLYQRGVYVEAKPFSIGFRVEHPQSLIDVCRFGPNAGNKLLGAADYKIVHHASNGRSVYSFCMCPGGTVVAASSEEGRVVTNGMSQYSRNERNANSAIVVGITPDDYPGHPLAGIAFQRELESRAYVLGGSNYDAPGQLMGDFVRGIPSKEFGAVVPSFRPAVHLTDLAPSLPDYAIVALREAFVAFDKQIKGYYKEDAVLTGVETRTSSPIRIKRNDGDLQSLNTRGLFPAGEGAGYAGGIMSAAVDGIRVAEAVALAMAA, from the coding sequence ATGCTCCGAATCAGCGAACTCAAGCTCCCCCTCGACCATCCCGAATCCGCCCTGCGCGAAGCCATCCTTGCCCGCCTTGGCATCCCATCCGCCGACCTGGTCGATTTCACGGTCTTCAAGCGCAGCTACGACGCGCGCAAGAAATCGGCCATCGTGCTGATCTACCAGATCGACGCCGAAGTGCGCGGCGAGGCCGCCGTGCTGGCGCGCCTCGCCAAGGACCAGCAGGTCTTCCCCTCGCCCGACACCGGCTACAAGTTCGTCCCGGCCGCCAAGCCGGCGCCGGGCACGCCGCGTCCGGTCGTGGTCGGCATGGGGCCCTGCGGCATGTTCGTGGCCCTGATCCTGGCCCAGATGGGCCTCAATCCCCTGGTGCTCGAGCGCGGAAAAGTCGTGCGCGAGCGCACCGTGGACACCTTCGGCTTCTGGCGCAAGCGCAAGCTCAATACCGAGTCGAACGTGCAGTTCGGCGAAGGCGGTGCCGGCACCTTTTCGGACGGTAAGCTGTACAGCCAGATCAAGGACCCGAAGCACTACGGCCGCAAGGTGCTGACCGAATTCGTCAAGGCCGGCGCGCCCGAAGAGATCCTGTATGTCAGCAAGCCCCACATCGGCACCTTCCGCCTGGTGAAGATGGTCGAGCAGATCCGCGCGGAGATCATTGCGCTGGGCGGCGAAATCCGCTTCGAGACCCGGGTCGACGACATCTACGTCAGCAACGAGGCCGGCGTGCGCCAGGTCCAGGGCGTGCGCCTGTCGAGCGGGGAGGAGATCCCGACCCGCCACCTGGTGATGGCGATCGGCCACAGCGCGCGCGACACCTTCGAGCTGCTGTACCAGCGCGGCGTCTACGTCGAAGCCAAGCCCTTCTCGATCGGCTTCCGCGTCGAGCACCCGCAGTCCCTGATCGACGTCTGCCGCTTCGGCCCGAACGCCGGCAACAAGCTGCTGGGCGCGGCCGACTACAAGATCGTGCACCACGCCTCCAACGGCCGTTCCGTCTACAGCTTCTGCATGTGCCCGGGCGGCACGGTGGTGGCGGCGTCGAGCGAAGAAGGACGCGTGGTCACCAACGGCATGAGCCAGTACTCGCGCAACGAACGCAACGCCAACAGCGCCATCGTGGTCGGCATCACGCCCGATGACTATCCGGGCCACCCGCTGGCCGGCATCGCCTTCCAGCGCGAACTGGAATCGCGCGCCTACGTCCTGGGCGGCAGCAACTATGACGCGCCGGGCCAGCTGATGGGCGACTTCGTGCGCGGCATCCCTTCGAAAGAATTCGGCGCGGTGGTCCCGTCCTTCAGGCCGGCGGTGCACCTGACCGACCTGGCCCCTTCGCTGCCGGACTACGCGATTGTCGCCCTGCGCGAAGCCTTCGTGGCGTTCGACAAGCAGATCAAGGGCTACTACAAGGAAGACGCGGTGCTGACCGGCGTCGAGACCCGCACCTCGTCGCCGATCCGGATCAAGCGCAACGACGGCGACCTGCAAAGCCTGAACACGCGCGGCCTGTTCCCGGCCGGCGAAGGCGCGGGCTACGCCGGCGGCATCATGTCGGCGGCGGTGGACGGCATCCGCGTAGCGGAAGCCGTGGCGCTGGCGATGGCCGCGTGA